A stretch of the Microcebus murinus isolate Inina chromosome 6, M.murinus_Inina_mat1.0, whole genome shotgun sequence genome encodes the following:
- the IGDCC4 gene encoding immunoglobulin superfamily DCC subclass member 4, with protein MAPVLLFYAGGLLSARETTVELSCGVGPLRVVLGLEQAVVLDCSLGAAAAAGPPTRVTWSKDGDTLLEHDNLHLLPNGSLWLSQPRAPDDSDEAAPGTLGAIEGNYSCLAHSPLGVVASQAAVVKLATLADFSLHPEAQTVEENGTARFECHIEGLPAPTVTWEKDQVTLSEEPRFITLPNGVLQILDVQESDKGSYRCVATNSAGQRFSQEALLSVARRGALASTRGQDVVIVAAPENTTVVSGQSVVMECVASADPTPFVSWVRQDGKPISTDVIVLGRTNLLIASAHPRHSGVYVCRANKPRTRDFATAAAELRVLAAPAISQAPEALSRTRASTARFVCRASGEPRPALRWLHDGAPLRPNGRVKVQGGGGSLVITQIGLQDAGYYQCVAENSAGTACAAASLAVVVREGLPSAPTQVTARPLSSSAVLVAWQRPELHSEQIIGFSLHYQKARGMDNVEYQFAVNNDTTELQVRDLEPNTDYEFYVVAYSQLGASRTSNPALVHTLDDVPSAAPQLSLSSPNPSDIRVAWLPLPPSLSNGQVVKYKIEYGLGKEDQIFSTEVPGNETQLTLNLLQPNKVYRVRISAGTGAGFGAPSQWVQHRTPSTHNQSHVPFAPAELKVQARMESLVVSWQPPPHPTQISGYKLYWREVGAEEEADVDRPPGGRGDQAWDVGPVRLKKKVKQYELTQLVPGRLYEVKLVAFNKHEDGYAAVWKGKTEKAPTPDLPIQRGPPLPPAHVHAESNSSTSIWLRWKKPDFTTVKIVNYTVRFSPWGLRNASLVTYYTSSGEDILIGGLKPFTKYEFAVQSHGVDVDGPFGSVVERSTLPDRPSTPPSDLRLSPLTPSTVRLHWCPPAEPNGEIVEYLILYSSNHTQPEHQWTLLTTEGNIFSAEVHGLESDTRYFFKMGARTEVGPGPFSRLQDVITLQEKLSDSLDMHSVTGIIVGVCLGLLCLLACMCAGLRRSPHREALPGLSSTATPGNPALYSRARLGPPSPPAAHELESLVHPRPQDWSPPPSDMEDRAEVHSLIGGSASDGRCHSKRKISWAPPGGPSWAGAWAGCELPPAGPRPALTRALLPPAGTGQTLLLQALVYDAIKGNGRKKPPPACRNQVEAEVIVHSDFSASKGNPDLHLQDPEPEDPLPSEAPDLISSVGDPGPGPDWLDRELEGCEQAAPGPDRLTCLPEAASASCSYPDLQPREALEEAPGNSCQPKAPCPLGASPGLSRASVSSSA; from the exons ATGGCCCCGGTGCTCCTCTTCTACGCAGGGGGGCTGCTGTCAGCCCGGGAGACGACTGTAGAGCTGAGCTGCGGCGTGGGGCCGCTGCGAGTGGTCCTGGGCCTGGAGCAGGCTGTGGTGCTGGACTGCAGCttgggggctgctgctgctgccggaCCCCCCACCAGGGTGACGTGGAGCAAGGATGGGGACACCCTGCTGGAGCACGACAACCTGCACCTGCTACCCAATGGCTCCCTGTGGCTGTCCCAGCCACGAGCACCTGATGACAGTGATGAGGCAGCCCCTGGGACCTTGGGGGCCATTGAAGGCAACTATTCCTGCCTGGCCCACAGCCCCCTTGGAGTGGTGGCCAGCCAGGCTGCTGTGGTCAAGCTCGCCA CTCTCGCAGACTTCTCTCTGCACCCGGAGGCTCAGACGGTGGAGGAGAATGGGACAGCCCGCTTCGAGTGCCACATCGAAGGGCTGCCAGCCCCCACCGTTACTTGGGAGAAGGACCAGGTGACACTGTCTGAGGAGCCTCG GTTCATCACTCTTCCCAATGGCGTCCTTCAGATCCTGGATGTTCAGGAGAGCGACAAGGGCTCCTACCGCTGTGTGGCCACCAACTCAGCCGGCCAGCGCTTCAGCCAGGAGGCCCTGCTCAGCGTGGCCCGCAGAG GGGCCCTGGCATCCACCAGGGGGCAGGACGTGGTCATCGTGGCAGCCCCAGAGAACACCACTGTGGTGTCCGGCCAGAGTGTGGTGATGGAATGCGTGGCCTCGGCTGACCCCACCCCTTTTGTGTCCTGGGTCCGGCAGG ACGGGAAGCCCATCTCCACGGATGTCATCGTCCTGGGCCGCACCAACCTGCTGATCGCCAGCGCGCATCCCCGGCACTCGGGCGTCTATGTGTGTCGCGCCAACAAGCCCCGCACGCGCGACTTCGCCACTGCAGCGGCTGAGCTCCGCGTGCTGG CGGCTCCCGCCATCTCGCAGGCGCCCGAGGCGCTGTCGCGGACTCGCGCGAGCACAGCGCGCTTCGTGTGCCGGGCGTCGGGGGAGCCTCGGCCGGCGCTGCGCTGGCTGCACGACGGGGCGCCGCTGCGGCCCAACGGGCGTGTCAAGGTGCAGGGCGGCGGCGGCAGCCTGGTCATCACGCAGATCGGCCTGCAGGACGCCGGCTACTACCAGTGCGTGGCTGAGAACAGCGCGGGCACCGCGTGTGCCGCGGCATCGCTGGCCGTGGTGGTGCGCGAGGGGCTGCCCAGCGCCCCCACGCAGGTCACGGCCCGGCCACTGAGCAGCTCTGCTGTGTTGGTGGCCTGGCAGCGGCCGGAGCTGCACAGCGAGCAGATCATTGGCTTCTCGCTCCACTACCAGAAGGCACGGG GCATGGACAACGTGGAATACCAGTTTGCAGTGAACAATGACACCACGGAGCTACAGGTTCGGGACCTGGAACCCAACACGGATTATGAGTTCTACGTGGTGGCCTACTCCCAGCTGGGGGCCAGCCGCACCTCCAACCCAGCGCTGGTCCACACTCTGGATGACG TTCCCAGCGCTGCACCCCAGCTCTCCCTGTCCAGCCCCAACCCCTCGGACATCAGGGTGGCgtggctgcccctgccccccagcctgaGCAATGGGCAGGTGGTGAAGTACAAGATAGAGTACGGTTTGGGAAAGGAAG ATCAGATTTTCTCCACCGAGGTGCCAGGGAATGAGACACAGCTTACGCTGAACTTGCTTCAGCCAAACAAGGTGTACCGAGTCCGGATTTCGGCCGGCACAGGGGCCGGCTTCGGGGCCCCCTCCCAGTGGGTGCAGCACCGGACGCCCAGTACGCACAATCAGAGCCACG TCCCTTTTGCCCCTGCAGAGCTGAAGGTGCAGGCAAGGATGGAATCCCTGGTCGTGTCGTGGCAGCCGCCTCCTCACCCTACCCAGATCTCTGGCTACAAGCTGTACTGGCGGGAGGTGGGGGCCGAGGAGGAGGCCGACGTTGATCGCCCCCCAGGAGGCCGTGGAGACCAGGCGTGGGATGTGGGCCCCGTCCGGCTCAAGAAGAAAGTGAAGCAGTATGAGCTGACCCAGCTAG TCCCTGGCCGGCTGTACGAGGTGAAGCTGGTGGCATTCAACAAACACGAAGATGGCTACGCGGCCGTGTGGAAGGGCAAGACAGAGAAGGCTCCCACgccag ACCTGCCCATCCAGAGGGGtccgcccctgcccccagcccacgtCCACGCAGAGTCAAACAGCTCCACGTCCATCTGGCTTCGGTGGAAAAAGCCGGACTTCACCACAGTCAAGATTGTCAACTACACCGTGCGCTTCAGCCCCTGGGGGCTCAGGAATGCCTCCCTGGTCACCTACTACACCAG TTCGGGAGAGGACATCCTCATTGGCGGGCTGAAGCCATTCACCAAGTACGAGTTTGCCGTGCAGTCCCACGGCGTGGACGTGGACGGCCCTTTCGGCTCCGTGGTGGAGCGctccaccctgcctgacc gGCCCTCGACACCCCCATCTGACCTGCGCCTGAGCCCCCTGACCCCGTCCACCGTCCGGCTGCACTGGTGCCCCCCCGCGGAGCCCAATGGCGAGATCGTGGAGTATCTGATCCTCTACAGCAGCAACCACACGCAGCCCGAGCACCAGTGGACCCTGCTCACCACAGAGG GAAACATCTTCAGTGCTGAGGTTCACGGCCTGGAGAGCGACACCAGGTACTTCTTCAAGATGGGGGCGCGCACAGAGGTGGGGCCCGGACCCTTCTCCCGCCTGCAGGATGTGATCACTCTCCAGGAGAAGCTCTCAG ACTCCTTGGACATGCACTCAGTCACGGGCATCATCGTGGGCgtctgcctgggcctcctctgcctcctggccTGCATGTGTGCCGGCCTGCGCCGCAGCCCCCACAG GGAAGCCCTCCCGGGCCTGTCCTCTACCGCCACCCCTGGAAACCCGGCGCTGTACTCCAGAGCCCGGCttggccctcccagccccccggCTGCCCACGAACTGGAGTCCCTCGTacacccccgcccccaggacTGGTCTCCCCCTCCCTCAGACATGGAGGACAGGGCTGAAGTACACAGCCTTATTGGTGGCAGTGCTTCTGATGGCAGGTGTCACTCCAAGAGGAAG ATCTCCTGGGCTCCGCCAGGAGGGCCGAGCTGGGCAGGTGCCTGGGCAGGCTGTGAGCTGCCCCCAGCGGGCCCCAGGCCCGCTCTGACCCgggccctgctgccccctgctggaaCCGGGCAGACGCTGTTGCTGCAGGCTCTGGTGTATGATGCCATAAAG GGTAATGGGAGGAAGAAGCCACCCCCAGCCTGCAGGAACCAGGTGGAGGCCGAAGTCATCGTCCACTCGGACTTTAGTGCGTCCAAAGGGAACCCCGACCTCCATCTCCAAGACCCGGAGCCTGAGGACCCCCTGCCTTCTGAGGCTCCCGATCTCATCTCAAGTGTTGGGGatccagggccagggccagactGGCTGGACAGGGAACTGGAAGGGTGTGAGCAGGCAGCCCCTGGGCCGGACAGACTGACCTGCCTGCCAGAGGCAGCCAGCGCTTCCTGCTCCTACCCAGACCTCCAGCCCCGAGAGGCTCTGGAGGAGGCCCCTGGGAACAGCTGCCAGCCCAAAGCCCCCTGCCCTCTAGGAGCCAGCCCAGGCCTGTCcagagcctcagtctcctcctctgctTAG